A portion of the Eubacterium maltosivorans genome contains these proteins:
- a CDS encoding cold-shock protein yields MNNGTVKWFNSDKGFGFISREEGDDVFVHFSSIMGGGFKSLNEGDKVSFDIEQGARGLQASNVTVI; encoded by the coding sequence ATGAATAATGGTACAGTAAAATGGTTTAACAGTGACAAAGGTTTTGGTTTTATTTCAAGAGAAGAAGGCGATGACGTATTCGTTCATTTTTCTTCAATCATGGGCGGCGGCTTTAAGTCTTTAAATGAAGGCGACAAGGTAAGCTTTGATATCGAACAGGGCGCTCGCGGCCTTCAGGCTTCAAACGTAACTGTTATCTAA
- a CDS encoding FGGY-family carbohydrate kinase: protein MESYLIGIDGGSTSIKTVLFDQCGKEIASASNPTMRLESHTPGFETFDVDRLWASTSASIKSMLAKAAVDPSRIAGIGMCSFGNGLIILDRDGKSIAPGVFSQDYRANSIVEGYKREGSFDRINDIIKGTLYAGEPGPILRWFKDQKPEVYEKIGGILLFKDYLMYRLTGVFATDANIFGGSAMLDLTTTDYSTELLNLYGIPEIEPFLPELATASSQIVGTVTEKAADETGLNPGTPVVAGMMDVLACLVGAGATADGIVTAVAGTWCINETHSTQIIPGASANMPYLTKGEYLNCAFTGASGSNYEWFCKAMGGEAKYIAEKQGGSYYEVLNELIASVPIETSKVMYLPFVAQPSVHPNAKAEFFNIDQNTTYAELAYALAEGVAFMHRYHIRFLRDSGCKADVVRLTGGIAKSQVWARIFADIIELPIETVDCNEVGALGCAITAGVGTGLYKSYEKAFEQAVKINPPVTSHTENFELYEKRYQNWSRLIEIMNIYWNEQ from the coding sequence ATGGAAAGCTATTTAATTGGAATCGACGGCGGAAGCACCTCGATTAAAACCGTATTGTTTGACCAATGTGGAAAAGAAATTGCCAGCGCGTCTAACCCAACGATGCGTCTGGAATCGCACACGCCCGGCTTTGAGACGTTTGACGTCGACCGGCTCTGGGCGTCCACCTCAGCCAGCATCAAATCCATGCTTGCTAAAGCCGCCGTCGACCCTTCGAGAATTGCCGGCATTGGCATGTGCTCTTTTGGCAACGGGCTGATCATTTTAGACCGAGACGGAAAATCCATCGCGCCCGGTGTTTTTTCCCAGGATTACCGGGCCAACAGCATCGTCGAAGGCTACAAGCGCGAAGGCTCCTTTGACCGGATCAACGATATTATTAAGGGAACCCTCTATGCGGGGGAACCTGGACCGATCCTGCGATGGTTTAAAGACCAGAAGCCAGAAGTCTATGAAAAAATAGGCGGAATTCTCTTATTCAAGGATTATCTGATGTATCGTCTGACCGGCGTATTCGCAACCGACGCCAATATTTTTGGCGGCTCGGCCATGCTGGATTTGACGACCACCGACTACTCCACAGAGCTCCTGAACCTGTACGGTATCCCAGAAATTGAGCCTTTTTTACCTGAGCTCGCAACCGCCTCCTCACAGATTGTCGGCACGGTTACCGAAAAGGCCGCAGACGAAACTGGCCTGAATCCAGGCACGCCAGTGGTTGCCGGTATGATGGATGTCCTGGCCTGCCTGGTGGGGGCTGGAGCCACAGCAGACGGTATTGTAACTGCCGTCGCGGGGACCTGGTGTATCAATGAGACTCATTCCACGCAGATCATCCCAGGCGCTTCGGCAAATATGCCTTACCTCACAAAAGGGGAATATCTAAACTGCGCCTTCACAGGTGCCTCCGGCTCAAATTATGAATGGTTCTGCAAAGCTATGGGCGGGGAAGCAAAATACATTGCCGAAAAGCAGGGCGGCTCTTACTACGAGGTTTTAAACGAGCTGATCGCATCAGTTCCCATTGAGACATCCAAAGTTATGTACCTTCCTTTTGTTGCTCAGCCAAGTGTCCACCCAAATGCAAAGGCTGAATTTTTCAATATCGACCAGAACACCACCTATGCCGAGCTGGCCTACGCTCTGGCCGAGGGCGTTGCTTTTATGCACCGCTACCACATACGGTTTCTGCGGGACTCGGGCTGTAAAGCGGATGTGGTGCGTCTGACTGGCGGCATCGCCAAAAGTCAGGTATGGGCAAGGATTTTTGCCGACATTATCGAGCTTCCCATCGAGACCGTAGACTGCAATGAAGTAGGTGCCCTGGGATGCGCCATCACCGCAGGGGTTGGCACTGGTCTGTACAAAAGCTACGAGAAAGCTTTTGAGCAGGCCGTTAAGATCAACCCGCCTGTCACATCGCACACTGAAAACTTCGAGCTCTATGAAAAGCGCTACCAGAACTGGTCACGTCTGATTGAGATCATGAATATTTACTGGAACGAACAATAA
- a CDS encoding class II fructose-bisphosphate aldolase, which yields MALVTLSEILKPARDGHYCVAAFDTSNNDMTLAILETAEALRSPVILMALCVDIEGDKMEYWLDGARKMASRASVPVCLHLDHATDTAFIKKAVDSGFTSVMYDGSVLPFAENVKNTREVTEYAHTHGVSVEAELGHVGDGIVGRSETDVKKNRDGTYDNPDDSLTNPDEMSAFIEETNVDALAVAVGTAHGVYVHEPRLHFDRLEQLNKLSSVPLVMHGGSGTPDEQVREAVRLGICKLNVFSEIIDAYYREMKKQLNEMENMAIWPSTANLRPLNALKEAVSKKIVLLGSDNRA from the coding sequence ATGGCACTCGTAACCTTATCTGAAATTTTGAAGCCCGCGAGGGATGGCCACTACTGCGTCGCCGCCTTTGACACCAGCAATAATGACATGACCCTCGCTATTTTAGAGACAGCGGAAGCACTGCGCTCTCCTGTTATTCTCATGGCCTTATGTGTCGACATTGAGGGCGACAAAATGGAATACTGGCTTGACGGCGCCCGTAAAATGGCCAGCCGCGCCTCTGTCCCTGTCTGTCTGCACCTCGACCACGCCACAGACACAGCCTTTATCAAGAAGGCTGTTGACAGCGGGTTTACCTCTGTCATGTACGATGGATCTGTTCTGCCCTTTGCAGAAAATGTTAAAAACACAAGGGAAGTAACCGAGTACGCCCATACCCACGGCGTATCGGTCGAGGCTGAGCTGGGCCATGTCGGCGATGGGATTGTCGGCCGTTCAGAAACCGACGTGAAGAAAAACAGGGATGGCACCTACGACAATCCAGATGATTCACTGACTAATCCAGATGAAATGAGCGCTTTCATCGAAGAGACTAATGTGGACGCATTGGCGGTTGCCGTAGGCACAGCCCACGGTGTCTATGTCCACGAGCCAAGGCTGCATTTTGACCGGCTCGAGCAACTGAACAAACTCTCATCGGTTCCTCTGGTTATGCACGGCGGCTCTGGAACTCCCGACGAACAGGTACGGGAAGCCGTCCGCCTTGGTATCTGCAAGCTCAATGTTTTTTCAGAAATCATTGACGCCTATTACCGCGAAATGAAAAAGCAGCTCAACGAAATGGAAAACATGGCCATCTGGCCTTCAACCGCCAATCTTCGTCCGCTTAACGCGCTAAAAGAAGCCGTAAGCAAAAAAATCGTGTTATTGGGTTCAGACAACCGCGCTTAG
- a CDS encoding 2-hydroxyacid dehydrogenase: MKIVGIGDVWISGEDIKRGFAAFAERGEVIETVEWQCDSYDTLQAINLAVETGGSEAYEPPEAIKKAVEDADIIITQFCTVTRDMIDRCPHLKAIGVLRGGYDNVNVAYATQKGIAVYNTPGRNANSVADYTVGLMIAECRNIAKAHMNLKLGNWVRDYTNKETMPDLSGKTAGIVGFGAIGKKVAQRLKGFEMELLVYDPYFKPTAETKGIELVSLETLLQRSDFVTLHCRLTQETERLFDAHMLSLMKPTAYFINTSRSGLVDEKALWQALKDHKIMGAALDVYDREPPGKDYPLVTLDNVTLSPHMAGGSRDAFTQSPGMLAREMLSFPEDKTSRFLVNPDVL, encoded by the coding sequence ATGAAAATCGTGGGTATTGGAGATGTCTGGATATCTGGAGAGGATATCAAAAGGGGCTTTGCTGCCTTTGCTGAAAGAGGCGAGGTCATTGAAACCGTTGAATGGCAGTGCGACAGCTATGATACGCTGCAGGCTATCAACCTCGCGGTAGAGACAGGTGGCAGCGAGGCTTATGAGCCGCCCGAGGCAATTAAAAAGGCCGTTGAGGACGCGGATATTATCATCACACAATTCTGTACGGTTACCCGAGACATGATCGACCGCTGTCCCCACCTGAAAGCCATCGGTGTTCTGCGCGGCGGCTATGACAATGTCAACGTCGCCTATGCCACCCAGAAGGGCATCGCGGTTTATAACACACCGGGCCGGAACGCCAACTCTGTGGCAGATTACACGGTTGGGCTGATGATCGCTGAGTGCAGAAACATCGCAAAGGCACATATGAACTTAAAGCTTGGAAACTGGGTACGGGACTATACCAACAAGGAGACAATGCCCGACCTTTCGGGAAAAACTGCCGGTATTGTGGGGTTTGGGGCCATCGGAAAAAAGGTGGCCCAGCGCCTGAAGGGTTTTGAGATGGAGCTGCTGGTCTATGACCCTTACTTTAAACCGACAGCGGAAACCAAAGGCATCGAATTGGTCTCGTTGGAGACACTTCTGCAGCGCTCTGATTTTGTCACCCTGCACTGCCGTCTTACACAGGAAACGGAGAGACTTTTCGACGCGCATATGCTAAGCCTCATGAAGCCCACCGCTTACTTCATCAACACCTCCCGATCGGGCCTTGTCGACGAAAAGGCTTTGTGGCAGGCTCTAAAAGACCATAAAATCATGGGCGCAGCGCTGGATGTATACGACAGAGAGCCGCCTGGAAAGGACTACCCACTGGTCACGCTTGACAACGTGACCCTGAGCCCTCACATGGCCGGCGGCAGTCGTGACGCCTTTACCCAGTCACCTGGAATGCTGGCCCGTGAGATGCTGTCTTTTCCGGAGGATAAGACCTCCCGCTTCCTGGTCAATCCTGACGTTTTGTAA
- a CDS encoding sugar-binding transcriptional regulator, which produces MNDTEYLQKLVQVARLYYEENMTQQAISKKLGTTRQSISKMLSEARQRSIVEIKINDVETNLSKAAQRIKEIFPIQNVTIVPGHFNDDALARKMLAQRAALYFDDLCREGLHKIGISWGRSVYSFVEQCSESSLLQRADIFPLVGASNQAAAYFMINEMVRMLSEKTGGTAHFINLPLGPLSPKDYELFTRTQAYAEILDQWQEIDLAVIGIGAIGNLKHRSYYPGESELLAEDSANIIGDICTHYFDLQGRITETIGAASMIRIPFENLAKVKRVLALVNGTEKIDAVTGALKLGIVTDIIIDEALAEGIIERLS; this is translated from the coding sequence ATGAATGATACCGAGTACTTACAGAAGCTGGTCCAGGTCGCCCGGCTCTACTACGAAGAAAACATGACACAGCAGGCCATTTCAAAAAAACTTGGTACGACAAGACAGAGTATATCAAAAATGCTGAGCGAGGCCCGCCAACGCAGCATCGTCGAAATTAAGATCAATGATGTCGAGACCAACCTCAGCAAAGCCGCCCAAAGGATAAAGGAAATTTTCCCAATTCAAAATGTCACCATTGTCCCCGGCCATTTTAACGATGACGCGCTGGCCCGGAAGATGCTTGCGCAGCGGGCCGCCCTTTATTTTGACGACCTCTGCCGCGAAGGGCTGCATAAAATCGGTATTTCCTGGGGCCGTTCTGTCTACAGCTTTGTCGAGCAGTGCAGCGAGAGCAGCCTTTTACAGCGGGCAGATATTTTCCCGCTGGTCGGCGCCAGCAATCAGGCCGCCGCCTACTTTATGATCAACGAGATGGTACGGATGCTTTCCGAAAAAACGGGCGGCACAGCCCATTTTATCAACCTTCCCCTGGGCCCCCTGTCCCCAAAGGACTATGAGCTTTTTACCAGGACCCAGGCCTACGCCGAAATATTGGACCAATGGCAGGAAATTGATCTCGCAGTGATCGGTATCGGCGCTATCGGCAACTTGAAGCACCGCTCATATTACCCGGGTGAGAGCGAGCTCCTCGCCGAAGACTCTGCCAATATCATCGGCGACATCTGCACCCATTACTTTGACCTCCAGGGCAGGATCACCGAAACCATCGGCGCTGCCTCCATGATTCGTATTCCCTTTGAAAATCTGGCAAAGGTTAAACGCGTTTTGGCGCTTGTCAATGGAACTGAAAAAATCGACGCGGTAACCGGAGCACTGAAGCTGGGCATTGTAACAGACATCATCATCGATGAAGCCCTGGCGGAGGGCATCATCGAAAGGCTTTCCTGA
- a CDS encoding HAD-IIB family hydrolase, protein MKKKIRVAFFDIDGTLASHKVESSNFLDRVPVSARRALSALRENGIQPVIVTGREPSVIRSFVADLEMDTYIAANGLSLTHGGVEVWRQLLAPEVVAALLRELRDVRDVAVVLESTAGNVLCWNESPYAVDFDVSIEGALGRACEYSVYQLAIIGDGLKGRVRTMQEGLKARVVAPRVLDILPDAVSKASAIERMLDLLGLDRSQAIAFGDEENDLEMFGAVDYTVAMGNAIDALKQTATYVTDNVDEDGIYNACRYFGLI, encoded by the coding sequence ATGAAAAAAAAGATCCGCGTCGCTTTTTTTGATATTGACGGCACGCTGGCCAGCCATAAGGTGGAGAGCAGCAATTTTCTGGACAGGGTGCCGGTCTCGGCGCGCCGGGCGCTGTCTGCGCTCAGGGAGAACGGCATTCAGCCGGTCATTGTGACGGGCCGCGAGCCCAGTGTGATCCGGAGCTTTGTGGCGGATCTGGAGATGGACACCTATATTGCGGCTAACGGGCTGAGTCTGACCCACGGCGGCGTGGAGGTCTGGCGGCAGCTCCTTGCGCCGGAGGTGGTCGCCGCGCTGCTGCGTGAGCTCAGGGATGTCCGCGATGTGGCGGTCGTGCTTGAGAGCACTGCCGGCAATGTGCTGTGCTGGAACGAAAGCCCCTACGCCGTTGATTTTGACGTGAGCATTGAGGGTGCTCTGGGGCGGGCCTGTGAGTACAGCGTGTACCAGCTTGCCATTATCGGCGACGGGCTGAAGGGCCGTGTCCGGACAATGCAGGAGGGGCTGAAGGCGCGGGTGGTGGCGCCGCGGGTGCTGGATATTCTGCCTGATGCGGTGTCTAAAGCGTCGGCCATCGAGCGGATGCTTGACCTGCTGGGGCTTGACCGCTCACAGGCCATTGCCTTTGGCGATGAGGAGAACGATCTGGAGATGTTTGGCGCGGTGGACTACACGGTGGCGATGGGGAACGCCATCGACGCGCTCAAGCAGACCGCCACCTATGTGACCGACAATGTGGATGAGGACGGCATCTACAACGCATGCCGCTATTTTGGCCTGATTTAG
- a CDS encoding transglutaminase-like domain-containing protein has protein sequence MVRPIKTIKYVLTVFLCLLMGLAGVGCGGSEASESGTYTLPELVIPAYSGADTSSCDVGGFDTTGADSGYVMASYTGGVPAKLQVVKDSVKYNYDILATGEYTIFPLQMGSGTYSIRLLVSVGDNRYTAVLEEDVDAAVASEFAPFVVPNQIVDYNADSACVTFAREQAAGVSSDADVVKAVYAYIKDHVTYDVAKAQSPPAGYIPSVDDTFLTNTGICFDYASLAAAMLRSCGIPTKVETGYISPSGIYHAWNEVYVKDSGWIEVGFKIDANTWTLLDLTFAAGSSKGDLSNFIGDGNENTYETQYTY, from the coding sequence ATGGTGAGACCCATAAAGACAATTAAATATGTTCTGACTGTTTTTTTATGCCTTCTGATGGGTCTGGCCGGTGTGGGCTGCGGCGGTTCGGAGGCGTCGGAAAGCGGCACCTACACGCTGCCGGAGCTGGTGATCCCGGCCTATTCGGGCGCGGACACCTCGAGCTGTGATGTGGGCGGCTTTGACACCACGGGCGCGGACAGCGGCTATGTGATGGCAAGCTACACGGGCGGTGTGCCGGCCAAGCTTCAGGTGGTTAAGGACAGCGTGAAGTACAATTACGATATACTGGCCACGGGCGAGTACACGATTTTTCCGCTCCAGATGGGAAGCGGTACCTATTCCATACGGCTGTTGGTGAGCGTGGGCGATAACCGCTACACCGCTGTGCTGGAGGAGGATGTGGACGCCGCTGTCGCCAGTGAGTTCGCGCCCTTTGTGGTGCCGAACCAGATTGTGGATTACAACGCGGACAGCGCCTGCGTGACCTTTGCCAGAGAGCAGGCCGCAGGCGTGAGCTCGGACGCGGACGTGGTCAAGGCTGTCTATGCCTACATCAAGGACCATGTGACCTACGACGTCGCCAAGGCCCAGTCCCCGCCGGCAGGCTATATCCCGTCGGTGGACGATACCTTTTTAACCAACACGGGCATCTGCTTTGACTACGCGTCGCTGGCGGCGGCCATGCTGCGGTCCTGCGGCATTCCCACCAAGGTGGAGACGGGCTACATATCGCCGTCGGGCATCTACCATGCCTGGAATGAGGTCTACGTGAAGGATTCGGGCTGGATCGAGGTGGGCTTTAAGATTGACGCGAATACCTGGACGCTGCTGGACCTGACCTTTGCGGCTGGCTCCTCGAAAGGCGACCTGTCAAATTTTATCGGCGACGGCAATGAGAATACCTATGAAACGCAATATACCTATTAG
- a CDS encoding type II secretion system F family protein encodes MGRVNKKQAMSSAELSALFTSMSMVLDSGVTVNDCLSMMAQDAEDSRFKRVLDSVEKNLLEEYFLYKAMEKTGGFPEYALGMIEVGETSGRLAEVLGALGDYYLQEDGIKKQAKSAVLSPLLLIAMMAVVVLFLVYAIMPVFKDVFRQLGVDLNGASGNALAFQAGNIMMIVVGAVLVLLLGCVLFYVFSPAGRRLFNGLAERFVATRDIFYRLDAARFMGALSILMTSGIAMEQALGLARQTVSSEAFGGKIDACIVSVGQGEPFEEAVLKNGLLKGVYAKVLMGGSKSGSLDRAAARISRIYFEEAQDKIDGLIAVIEPALVSLLSIAIGVILVAILLPLIGIMAGMG; translated from the coding sequence ATGGGAAGAGTAAATAAGAAGCAGGCCATGAGCTCCGCGGAGCTGTCCGCGCTGTTTACCAGCATGTCGATGGTGCTGGATTCGGGCGTGACCGTGAACGACTGCCTGTCAATGATGGCACAGGACGCGGAGGACAGCCGTTTTAAGCGTGTTCTGGATTCGGTTGAAAAAAATCTGCTGGAGGAGTACTTCCTTTATAAAGCCATGGAAAAAACCGGTGGTTTTCCGGAATACGCGCTGGGCATGATCGAGGTTGGCGAGACCTCGGGCCGTCTGGCAGAGGTGCTGGGCGCTCTGGGCGATTACTACCTGCAGGAGGACGGCATCAAGAAACAGGCCAAAAGCGCGGTCCTGAGCCCGCTTTTGCTTATCGCCATGATGGCGGTGGTGGTGCTGTTTCTGGTGTACGCCATTATGCCAGTGTTTAAGGATGTGTTCCGCCAGCTGGGGGTGGACCTGAACGGCGCCTCGGGCAACGCGCTGGCCTTTCAGGCTGGTAATATCATGATGATCGTGGTGGGCGCTGTGCTTGTTTTGCTGCTGGGCTGTGTGCTGTTCTACGTGTTCAGCCCGGCGGGCAGGCGGCTCTTTAACGGGCTGGCGGAGCGGTTTGTGGCCACGCGGGATATTTTTTACCGGCTGGACGCGGCCCGCTTCATGGGCGCGCTGTCCATCCTCATGACCAGCGGCATCGCCATGGAGCAGGCTCTGGGGCTGGCCAGGCAGACGGTGTCGAGCGAGGCCTTCGGCGGGAAGATCGACGCCTGCATCGTCTCGGTCGGCCAGGGCGAGCCCTTTGAGGAAGCGGTGTTAAAAAACGGCCTGCTTAAGGGCGTTTACGCCAAGGTGCTCATGGGCGGCAGCAAGAGCGGCTCTTTGGACCGGGCGGCCGCGCGCATTTCAAGGATTTATTTTGAGGAGGCTCAGGATAAGATTGACGGGCTGATCGCCGTGATCGAACCGGCGCTGGTTTCGCTTTTGTCCATTGCCATCGGCGTGATTCTGGTCGCGATTCTGCTGCCGCTCATCGGTATTATGGCAGGTATGGGCTGA
- a CDS encoding DUF4860 domain-containing protein codes for MFHNRQNESMLSSFVLPISLVCLFALSALILTFLGSESYKHIKANYDDTAEATVAVSYLSTKVRQNNRENAITVVHRGDGDRLEILEHIGEKAYRTVIYCQDGVLYESTFLDGQPDGLAANAMRVADLDALRVRAEGSGLLKFEVTGKDGAVHAFSQSVVGVGSLEAGDAQ; via the coding sequence ATGTTTCATAATAGACAAAACGAGAGCATGCTGTCATCCTTTGTCCTGCCGATTTCACTGGTCTGCCTGTTTGCCCTGTCGGCCCTGATCCTCACCTTTCTGGGCTCGGAGAGTTACAAACACATCAAGGCCAACTACGACGACACCGCGGAAGCCACTGTCGCGGTCTCCTACCTGAGCACCAAGGTGCGCCAGAACAACCGGGAGAATGCCATCACAGTGGTCCACAGAGGGGACGGCGACCGCCTGGAAATACTGGAGCACATCGGAGAAAAGGCCTACCGGACGGTTATCTACTGCCAGGACGGCGTCCTGTATGAGAGCACCTTTTTGGACGGGCAGCCAGACGGCCTGGCAGCCAACGCCATGCGCGTCGCAGATCTGGACGCCCTGCGTGTGCGCGCGGAGGGAAGCGGGCTCCTGAAATTTGAGGTGACGGGTAAGGACGGCGCGGTACACGCCTTTTCGCAGAGTGTTGTGGGAGTGGGCAGCCTGGAAGCGGGTGATGCACAGTGA
- a CDS encoding type IV pilus twitching motility protein PilT has protein sequence MELLDYLEESVARKASDIFIITNFPCSYRIDGKIVRGGGEVFTPQETERLIREIYDLTGGRSIEKFEENGDDDFSFALKGIGRFRANVYRQRGTLAAVIRVVSFGLPDPAALSIPQTVLDLSQKKNGLVLVTGPAGSGKSTTLACIIDKINREKSGHIVTMEDPIEYIHRHNQCIVTQREIPHDSQSYVTALKAVLRQSPDVILLGELRDLETIEIAMTAAETGQLVFSTLHTTGTANTIDRIIDVFSANQQHQIRTQLSMILQAVVSQQLVPTVDGSLTPAFEIMLVTPAIRNMIRDGKVHQIDSAIFSGAKEGMCTMDASLLELYRQGRITEQTALMYSQNHETLAQKLKAAK, from the coding sequence ATGGAATTACTGGATTATCTGGAGGAGTCAGTGGCCCGGAAGGCTTCGGATATTTTCATCATCACCAATTTTCCCTGCTCCTACCGCATTGACGGTAAGATCGTCCGGGGCGGGGGCGAGGTGTTCACCCCTCAGGAGACCGAGCGCCTGATCCGTGAAATCTACGACCTGACCGGCGGCCGCTCCATTGAGAAATTTGAGGAAAACGGCGACGATGACTTCTCCTTTGCCCTGAAGGGGATCGGACGTTTCAGAGCCAATGTGTACCGCCAGCGCGGCACGCTGGCAGCGGTGATCCGGGTGGTATCCTTTGGGCTGCCAGACCCGGCGGCGCTGTCGATTCCGCAGACGGTGCTGGATCTCAGCCAGAAGAAAAACGGGCTGGTGCTGGTGACTGGCCCCGCGGGCAGCGGGAAATCCACAACGCTGGCCTGTATCATCGACAAGATCAACCGTGAGAAGAGCGGGCACATCGTGACCATGGAGGACCCGATTGAGTATATCCACCGCCACAACCAGTGCATTGTGACCCAGCGTGAAATCCCCCACGATTCCCAGAGCTACGTGACCGCGCTGAAGGCTGTGCTGCGGCAGTCGCCGGACGTTATTCTCCTGGGTGAGCTCAGAGACCTTGAGACCATCGAGATCGCCATGACAGCGGCCGAGACCGGGCAGCTGGTCTTTTCGACCCTGCACACCACCGGCACCGCCAACACCATCGACCGGATCATTGACGTGTTTTCCGCCAACCAGCAGCACCAGATACGCACGCAGCTTTCCATGATTCTGCAGGCCGTGGTGTCCCAGCAGCTGGTGCCCACCGTGGACGGCAGCCTGACGCCAGCCTTTGAGATCATGCTGGTCACGCCGGCCATCCGCAACATGATCCGGGACGGCAAGGTGCACCAGATCGACTCGGCCATTTTCTCGGGCGCCAAGGAGGGCATGTGCACCATGGACGCCAGCCTTCTCGAGCTGTACCGCCAGGGCCGCATTACCGAGCAGACAGCCCTCATGTACAGCCAGAACCACGAGACGCTGGCCCAGAAGCTTAAGGCGGCTAAATAA
- a CDS encoding ArsR/SmtB family transcription factor has protein sequence MIDKNGIERCDFAHAHEDIVRTVMDRMPDEETLYDLAELFKVFGDSTRVKILCVLFEAEMCVCDIAELLSMSQSAISHQLRVLKQSKLVKNRREGKTIFYSLADEHVRAIFNQGMEHIME, from the coding sequence ATGATTGATAAAAATGGCATTGAGCGCTGTGATTTTGCCCACGCGCATGAAGATATTGTGAGAACCGTCATGGACCGGATGCCCGACGAGGAGACCCTTTACGACCTTGCAGAGCTGTTTAAGGTTTTTGGGGACTCCACACGGGTCAAGATTCTCTGTGTTCTCTTTGAGGCTGAGATGTGCGTCTGCGACATCGCCGAGCTTTTAAGCATGAGCCAGTCCGCCATCTCCCATCAGCTCCGGGTACTCAAGCAGTCCAAGCTGGTTAAAAACCGGCGGGAGGGAAAAACGATTTTCTATTCACTGGCTGACGAGCACGTCCGCGCGATTTTTAACCAGGGAATGGAGCATATAATGGAATAG
- the larE gene encoding ATP-dependent sacrificial sulfur transferase LarE — protein sequence MNTLDKALAKKLDSLKDVIRSYEKPCIAFSGGVDSTLLLRVAVETLGAAAVPMTVNGSMMPRSEFGDAKALAQSMGAALCVLDVDVLSVPEFVENGPKRCYFCKKNIFTQIKGHAQELGCDVIFDGSNLDDLDDYRPGLLALEEMMVVSPFIKAGLTKQDIRDLSAFYGLSTAQKPAMACLATRIPGGEPITRKKLLMVEQGEECLKVLGLRQYRLRYIGSMAKIECAEEDFELLMDRRQELVSNLKAIGFKTVTLDLSGYQCGSMNEVKK from the coding sequence ATGAACACTTTAGATAAAGCGCTGGCCAAAAAGCTGGACAGCCTGAAGGATGTGATCCGGAGCTATGAAAAGCCGTGTATCGCTTTTTCCGGCGGCGTGGACAGCACCCTGCTGCTCCGGGTGGCAGTGGAAACCCTGGGCGCGGCGGCGGTGCCGATGACGGTTAACGGCAGCATGATGCCGCGGTCTGAGTTCGGGGACGCAAAAGCGCTGGCCCAGAGCATGGGCGCCGCGCTGTGTGTGCTGGACGTGGACGTGCTTTCAGTGCCCGAATTCGTGGAAAACGGGCCGAAGCGCTGCTACTTTTGTAAAAAGAATATCTTTACCCAGATCAAAGGCCATGCCCAGGAGCTGGGCTGCGACGTTATTTTTGACGGCTCTAATCTGGACGACCTGGACGATTACCGCCCGGGCCTGCTGGCGCTGGAGGAAATGATGGTGGTAAGCCCCTTTATAAAAGCCGGCCTTACCAAGCAGGATATCCGCGACCTTTCCGCCTTTTACGGGCTGTCCACAGCCCAAAAGCCCGCCATGGCCTGCCTGGCAACCCGTATCCCGGGAGGCGAGCCGATCACGCGGAAAAAGCTGCTGATGGTGGAGCAGGGCGAGGAATGCCTGAAGGTGCTGGGCCTGCGCCAGTACCGGCTGCGCTATATCGGCAGCATGGCCAAGATCGAGTGCGCCGAGGAAGATTTTGAGCTGCTCATGGACAGGCGGCAGGAGCTGGTGAGCAACCTGAAAGCCATTGGCTTCAAAACCGTTACCCTTGACCTTTCGGGTTACCAGTGCGGCAGTATGAATGAGGTGAAAAAATGA